The Haloarcula limicola genomic sequence GCGGGCCAGCGCGGCGCTGATGAGCCCGGCGACGAGCGTCCCGTGGGCGATGCGACGGCCGAAGCGGGTCCCCTCCGCGAACCCGTCGTCTAAGTGGAGGCGATTCGTGTCCCCGCTGATCTCGGCGAAATGCTCGACGTCTTCCGCCGAGAGCGTCTTCGAGAAGCGGACGTGGTCGCCCACGTCGATGCCGTCGGCGGTGCCGTAGCTCTCGAACTCCCAGTCGTCGTTCTCGTACAGCGTATCGGGGCGGGTGAAGCGCCGGCGCTCCATCGGCGGCTCCTTCGATGGCGAGGGGTGGGCGATGTGGGGGACGTAACTGGAGATGTCCGTCGTCGTGACGATGCCGACGAGCTCGCCGTCCTCGACGACGGGGAGTTTCTTGATGCCGTGGGTGCGGAGGCGTTCGACGGCCGTCTCCACGTCGGCGTCCGCCTCGACGGTGACGAGCGCCGTCGACATCACGTCCTCGACGGTCAGCGCGCGGGTGTCGCCCTCCTCCGCGGCGACGGCGACGACGTCGCTCTCGGTGATGATGCCGACGCAGTCGCCGTCGCGTTCGACGACGAGCGAACCGATGCCCTCGTCTCGCAGGCGCGTGGCGGCCTCGACGACCGGGCTCTCGGGGCTGATGGTCCGGGCGGGCGTCTGCATGACCTCCCTGACGGGCAGTGGGACGAGCATGGTGTGGAACCTCTCCGTCCAGTACCAAGAAACTCGGCCCGGCAGACTTGTGAGGCTACGGGCCTTCCATCCGACGATGCGACGACTCCCGCTCGTTGCCCTTCTCGCGCTGACAGTCGTATTAGCCGGTTGCGGCGGCTTCACGGTGCCCGCGGAACAGACGCCGACCGAGCGGGC encodes the following:
- a CDS encoding CBS domain-containing protein translates to MLVPLPVREVMQTPARTISPESPVVEAATRLRDEGIGSLVVERDGDCVGIITESDVVAVAAEEGDTRALTVEDVMSTALVTVEADADVETAVERLRTHGIKKLPVVEDGELVGIVTTTDISSYVPHIAHPSPSKEPPMERRRFTRPDTLYENDDWEFESYGTADGIDVGDHVRFSKTLSAEDVEHFAEISGDTNRLHLDDGFAEGTRFGRRIAHGTLVAGLISAALARLPGLTIYLSQELSYRGPVDIGERVTAHCEVVEQLKEDRFRLATAVDDSEGECVVEGDAVVISDPIPETG